From a region of the Mycolicibacterium sp. MU0050 genome:
- a CDS encoding M18 family aminopeptidase, translated as MSASAEGLCDFIDASPSPFHVCVTVAQRLTAAGYTELAEADAWPAAGRFFTVRAGSLVAWDSTGAPDRPFRVIGGHTDSPNLRVKQNPDRVVAGWRVVALQPYGGVWLNSWLDRDLGISGRLSVRTAAGIEHPLVRLDEPVLRVPQLAIHLAEDRAALKLDPQRHVNGVWALGDAPASFVDFVAERAGVAPGDVLGFDLMTHDLTPAVVWGADAEFVSAARLDNQATCYAGLEALLDVGADGATPGSHIPVLALFDHEEVGSTSDHGAQSELLVTVLERIVLAAGGGREDFLRRTAGSMVASGDMAHATHPNYPDRHEPGHSIAVNAGPVLKVQPNLRYATDGRTAAAFELACRQAGVRLQRYEHRADLPCGSTVGPMTAARTGIPTVDVGAAQLAMHSARELMGAADVAAYAAALRAFLVPG; from the coding sequence ATGTCCGCGAGTGCCGAAGGTCTCTGTGATTTCATCGACGCGTCGCCGTCGCCGTTCCATGTCTGCGTCACTGTTGCGCAGCGACTGACCGCCGCCGGGTACACCGAACTGGCCGAGGCCGACGCCTGGCCCGCGGCAGGCCGGTTCTTCACCGTGCGCGCCGGTTCGCTGGTGGCGTGGGACAGCACCGGCGCCCCCGACCGTCCGTTCCGGGTGATCGGCGGCCACACCGACAGCCCGAACCTGCGGGTCAAGCAGAACCCGGACCGCGTGGTGGCGGGCTGGCGGGTAGTCGCGCTGCAGCCGTACGGCGGCGTATGGCTGAACTCGTGGCTGGATCGCGACCTGGGGATCAGCGGTCGGCTATCGGTGCGCACCGCCGCCGGCATCGAGCATCCGCTGGTGCGCCTCGACGAACCGGTGCTGCGGGTGCCGCAGCTGGCCATCCACCTCGCCGAGGACCGCGCCGCGCTGAAGCTGGACCCGCAGCGCCACGTCAACGGTGTCTGGGCGCTCGGCGATGCCCCGGCCTCATTCGTCGACTTCGTCGCCGAGCGGGCCGGCGTCGCGCCGGGGGACGTCCTGGGATTCGACCTGATGACCCATGACCTGACCCCGGCGGTGGTGTGGGGCGCCGACGCGGAGTTCGTCAGCGCCGCGCGGCTGGACAACCAGGCCACCTGCTACGCCGGGCTGGAGGCATTGCTGGACGTTGGCGCCGATGGGGCCACCCCCGGCTCGCACATCCCGGTGCTGGCGCTGTTCGACCACGAGGAGGTGGGTTCGACGTCCGATCACGGCGCCCAATCCGAGCTGCTGGTCACCGTCTTGGAGCGGATCGTGCTCGCGGCCGGTGGCGGGCGGGAGGACTTCCTGCGGCGCACGGCGGGTTCGATGGTCGCCTCCGGCGACATGGCGCACGCGACGCACCCCAACTATCCCGACCGCCACGAGCCGGGGCATTCCATTGCCGTCAACGCCGGCCCGGTGCTGAAGGTACAGCCGAACCTGCGTTACGCCACCGATGGCCGCACGGCGGCCGCCTTCGAACTGGCGTGTCGGCAGGCCGGGGTTCGGTTGCAGCGCTATGAGCATCGCGCCGACCTGCCCTGCGGGTCGACGGTCGGCCCCATGACCGCTGCCCGCACCGGCATCCCTACCGTCGATGTCGGTGCGGCGCAGCTGGCCATGCACTCGGCCCGGGAGTTGATGGGCGCCGCGGACGTCGCCGCGTACGCCGCCGCGCTGCGGGCCTTCCTGGTACCGGGCTGA
- a CDS encoding Dyp-type peroxidase translates to MANPRPQPILTPLTPAAIFLVATINDGAEAAAQVYGALGEILGLAPAIGFRVPSSNLNLVIGIGSAAWDRLFDGPRPNKLHPFIALDGGTHQAPSTPGDLLFHIRGESMDVCYEVGGRVLAAMSGAVTVVDEVHGFRFFEMRDLLGFVDGTENPDGADAVAAALISPDSGEDPVFHGSSYVHVQRYIHDMVGWNALSATEQELIIGRTKLDDIELDDAVKPANSHVAVNTVHDEDGNELQIVRANMPFGTLGDGRSGTYYIAYAADPDVTERMLRNMFIGDPPGNTDRILEFSIAETGGLFFVPSADFLEDPPPLPGSGAAAEVPAAQDVTDPAPHYHGTLAIGSLKGQPR, encoded by the coding sequence GTGGCCAACCCTCGACCGCAACCCATCCTCACTCCCCTCACCCCCGCCGCGATCTTTCTGGTCGCCACCATCAACGACGGCGCCGAGGCCGCGGCTCAGGTCTACGGGGCGCTCGGGGAGATCCTGGGTTTGGCTCCGGCCATCGGATTTCGAGTGCCGTCGTCGAATCTGAACCTGGTCATCGGGATCGGCTCGGCCGCCTGGGACCGGCTGTTCGACGGACCGCGCCCGAACAAGCTGCATCCGTTCATCGCGCTCGACGGCGGCACTCATCAGGCCCCATCGACCCCCGGCGACCTGTTGTTCCACATCCGCGGCGAGTCGATGGACGTGTGCTACGAAGTCGGCGGCCGGGTTCTGGCGGCGATGTCCGGCGCAGTGACCGTGGTCGACGAGGTCCACGGCTTCCGGTTCTTCGAGATGCGCGACCTGCTCGGATTCGTCGACGGCACCGAGAATCCCGACGGCGCGGACGCGGTGGCCGCGGCCCTGATCAGCCCGGACAGCGGGGAAGACCCCGTCTTTCACGGGTCCAGCTATGTGCACGTGCAGCGCTACATCCACGACATGGTGGGCTGGAATGCGTTGAGCGCCACCGAACAAGAGCTGATCATCGGCCGCACCAAGCTCGACGACATCGAACTCGACGACGCGGTCAAGCCGGCCAATTCCCATGTCGCGGTGAACACCGTGCACGACGAGGACGGCAACGAACTGCAGATCGTGCGGGCCAACATGCCGTTCGGCACGCTGGGTGACGGCAGGTCGGGCACCTACTACATCGCCTACGCCGCCGACCCGGACGTCACCGAGCGGATGCTCCGCAACATGTTCATCGGTGACCCGCCGGGGAACACCGACCGGATCCTGGAGTTCTCCATCGCCGAGACCGGTGGCCTGTTCTTCGTTCCCAGCGCGGACTTCCTCGAAGATCCGCCGCCCCTGCCGGGCTCCGGCGCCGCAGCGGAAGTGCCTGCGGCGCAGGACGTCACCGATCCGGCACCCCATTACCACGGCACACTCGCGATCGGCAGCCTGAAAGGACAACCTCGATGA
- a CDS encoding MBL fold metallo-hydrolase, producing MELTHFGHSCLLANFPGADRTGAGSTTTSILFDPGVFSHGFEGITGLSAILITHQHPDHADPQRLPALVAANPQAALYADPQTAAQLGGDWKAVHVGDELNVGGLRIRGAGGRHAVIHPELPDIDNISYLVGDDEHAARLMHPGDALFVPDEPVHVLATPAAAPWMKISEAVDFLRAVAPTHAVPIHQGIVAPQARGIYYGRLTEMTDTDFRVLPEEGAVSL from the coding sequence ATGGAACTGACGCACTTCGGGCATTCCTGCCTTCTCGCGAACTTTCCCGGCGCCGATCGCACCGGCGCCGGATCGACGACGACAAGCATCCTGTTCGACCCGGGCGTGTTCTCCCACGGCTTCGAGGGCATCACCGGGCTGTCGGCCATCCTGATCACCCATCAGCACCCCGACCACGCCGATCCGCAGCGCCTGCCGGCGCTGGTGGCGGCCAACCCGCAGGCCGCGTTGTATGCGGATCCGCAGACCGCCGCCCAGCTCGGCGGCGACTGGAAGGCGGTGCACGTCGGCGACGAATTGAACGTCGGCGGGCTGCGCATCCGCGGCGCGGGCGGGCGGCACGCGGTGATCCATCCGGAGCTGCCCGACATCGACAACATCTCCTACCTGGTCGGCGACGACGAGCATGCGGCCCGGCTGATGCACCCCGGTGACGCCCTGTTCGTGCCCGACGAACCCGTCCACGTGCTCGCGACCCCGGCCGCGGCGCCCTGGATGAAGATCTCCGAGGCGGTCGACTTCCTGCGGGCCGTCGCGCCGACCCACGCGGTGCCGATCCACCAGGGCATCGTCGCCCCGCAGGCCCGCGGCATCTACTACGGGCGCCTGACCGAGATGACCGACACCGACTTTCGGGTGCTGCCGGAAGAAGGCGCCGTTTCCCTCTGA
- a CDS encoding ATPase: MLRVILAGVLVGVAAVAVPPAAAAPQTCPPVCDEIPDTAWPEPWSIPMNGRYHWPRLAPLARPVTDSTFKFEELCRSPRSPDDPRDYAVAAKAVVAHPAGQWQLQAQVLHWRGETWHGGELANQVFSAAVAALQGCQAGAPEFSPSITTAAIDRVAAVISGPQVVRQYLVVNPANSSIAELVLWNTPGADGAPPVRWPLVPDARVLEAIDAPLCAAYLGSCG; encoded by the coding sequence GTGCTTCGAGTGATCCTGGCGGGTGTGCTGGTCGGGGTCGCCGCGGTGGCTGTTCCGCCCGCCGCCGCCGCTCCACAGACCTGCCCCCCGGTGTGTGACGAGATTCCCGACACGGCCTGGCCCGAGCCCTGGTCGATCCCGATGAACGGCCGCTACCACTGGCCGCGACTGGCCCCGCTGGCCCGGCCCGTGACGGACAGCACGTTCAAGTTTGAGGAGCTGTGCCGGAGCCCGCGCTCACCCGACGACCCGCGGGACTACGCGGTGGCCGCCAAGGCCGTCGTCGCGCACCCGGCGGGGCAGTGGCAACTGCAGGCGCAGGTGTTGCACTGGCGGGGTGAGACCTGGCACGGCGGCGAACTGGCAAACCAGGTGTTCAGCGCGGCGGTGGCGGCGCTGCAGGGCTGCCAGGCCGGTGCCCCGGAGTTCTCCCCGTCGATCACCACCGCGGCGATCGACCGGGTGGCCGCGGTGATCAGCGGTCCGCAGGTGGTGCGCCAGTACCTGGTGGTCAACCCCGCCAACAGTTCGATCGCCGAGCTGGTGCTGTGGAACACGCCGGGAGCGGACGGCGCGCCGCCGGTGCGCTGGCCGCTGGTTCCCGACGCCCGGGTGCTCGAGGCCATCGACGCCCCGCTGTGCGCGGCCTACCTGGGCTCGTGTGGGTAG
- the purS gene encoding phosphoribosylformylglycinamidine synthase subunit PurS: MARVVVHVMPKAEILDPQGQAIVGALGRLGHAGVTDVRQGKRFELEVDDSVDDDTLAQIAESLLANTVIEDWTISREPS; the protein is encoded by the coding sequence GTGGCCCGGGTGGTTGTGCACGTGATGCCCAAGGCCGAGATCCTCGACCCGCAGGGCCAGGCGATTGTCGGTGCGCTCGGTCGGCTCGGCCATGCCGGGGTGACGGACGTACGGCAGGGCAAGCGCTTCGAGCTCGAGGTCGACGACAGCGTCGACGACGACACGCTGGCCCAGATCGCCGAGTCGCTGCTGGCCAACACCGTGATCGAGGACTGGACGATCAGCCGGGAGCCCTCATGA
- a CDS encoding cytochrome P450 → MSTETATDAAVYYDPYDVGIVADPYPVYARLRDEAPIYYNDRYDFWALSRHSDVDQALANWETFSNSRSDILELIQSDFDMPKGVMMFEDPPIHTMLRGLMSRVFTPRRMAAIEDQIRQYCVRCLDPHVGSDGFDIIAELAAMMPMRVIGMLLGIPESEQVSVRDANDANLRTKPGAPMKVARADRIADGRIYADYVEWRSKNPSDDLMTALLNVEFTDEHGEHRKLHRKEVLHYTQVVAGAGNETTGRLIGWLAKVLAEHPEQRRRVAEDRSLLGATIDETLRFEPTGPHVARYMARDFDCYGTTVPAGSAMLLLFGAANRDPRRFPDPDTYNINRGNISHLTFGKGLHYCLGANLARLEGRVALDELLNRWPEWGIDYDTARLAPTSTVRGWEHLRITF, encoded by the coding sequence ATGAGCACGGAGACGGCCACCGACGCCGCGGTGTACTACGACCCCTACGACGTCGGCATTGTCGCCGACCCGTACCCGGTGTACGCGCGGCTGCGCGACGAGGCGCCGATCTACTACAACGACCGCTACGACTTCTGGGCGCTGTCAAGGCATTCCGACGTGGACCAGGCGCTGGCGAACTGGGAGACGTTTTCCAATTCCCGCAGCGACATCCTCGAGCTCATCCAGTCGGACTTCGACATGCCCAAGGGCGTGATGATGTTCGAGGATCCGCCCATCCACACCATGCTGCGCGGGTTGATGTCGCGGGTGTTCACCCCGCGTCGGATGGCGGCCATCGAGGATCAGATCCGGCAGTACTGCGTCCGCTGCCTGGATCCGCACGTCGGGTCCGACGGGTTCGACATCATCGCGGAGTTGGCGGCGATGATGCCGATGCGGGTGATCGGCATGCTGTTGGGAATTCCGGAATCCGAACAGGTTTCGGTGCGCGACGCCAACGACGCCAACCTGCGGACCAAGCCCGGCGCGCCGATGAAGGTGGCCCGCGCCGACCGGATCGCCGACGGCCGGATCTACGCCGACTACGTCGAGTGGCGGTCCAAGAATCCCTCCGACGACCTGATGACAGCGCTGCTCAATGTCGAGTTCACCGACGAGCACGGCGAGCACCGCAAGCTGCACCGCAAGGAGGTGCTGCACTACACCCAGGTGGTGGCCGGCGCCGGCAACGAGACCACCGGCCGGCTGATCGGCTGGCTGGCCAAGGTGCTCGCCGAGCATCCCGAGCAACGCCGCCGGGTCGCCGAAGATCGCAGCCTGCTGGGCGCCACCATCGACGAGACGCTGCGGTTCGAACCCACCGGACCGCACGTGGCCCGGTACATGGCCCGCGATTTCGACTGCTACGGCACCACGGTGCCCGCCGGCAGCGCCATGCTGCTGCTGTTCGGGGCCGCCAACCGCGACCCGCGGCGCTTCCCCGACCCGGACACCTACAACATCAACCGCGGCAACATCAGCCATCTGACCTTCGGCAAGGGGCTGCATTACTGCCTGGGCGCCAACCTCGCCCGACTCGAGGGTCGCGTCGCCCTGGACGAACTGCTCAACCGCTGGCCGGAATGGGGCATCGACTACGACACCGCGCGCTTGGCACCCACCTCGACCGTGCGCGGCTGGGAGCACCTCCGCATCACCTTCTGA
- a CDS encoding family 1 encapsulin nanocompartment shell protein, producing the protein MNNLYRELAPVTDAAWAEIELEATRTFKRNVAGRRVVDVSGPGGPTAAAISTGHLLDVTAPADGVQAHLREARPLVRLRVPFTLRRIDIDDVERGSQDSDWDPVKDAAKKLAFVEDRAIFEGYEAASITGIRNGSSNPALALPADPRDMPDVIAQALTELRLAGVDGPYSVLLSADNYTLVSETTVGGYPVREHLSRLVDGDIIWAPAIDGAFVLSTRGGDFDLQLGTDVSIGYLSHDTETVQLYLQETMTFFCYTAEASVALSP; encoded by the coding sequence ATGAACAACCTCTACCGCGAACTGGCACCGGTCACCGACGCCGCCTGGGCCGAAATCGAATTGGAGGCCACCCGCACCTTCAAGCGCAACGTCGCAGGGCGCCGCGTCGTCGACGTCAGCGGGCCAGGCGGACCGACGGCCGCCGCGATCAGCACCGGACACCTGCTGGACGTCACCGCGCCGGCCGACGGGGTGCAGGCGCACCTGCGGGAGGCACGGCCGCTGGTGCGGTTGCGGGTGCCGTTCACGCTGCGGCGCATCGACATCGACGACGTCGAGCGGGGTTCGCAGGACTCCGATTGGGATCCGGTGAAGGACGCCGCCAAGAAGTTGGCGTTCGTCGAGGACCGGGCGATCTTCGAAGGCTACGAAGCGGCGTCGATCACCGGGATCCGAAACGGCAGTTCCAACCCGGCCTTGGCGCTGCCCGCCGATCCGCGGGACATGCCCGACGTGATCGCGCAGGCGCTCACCGAACTGCGGCTGGCCGGCGTCGACGGCCCGTATTCGGTGCTGCTGTCGGCGGACAACTACACGCTGGTCAGCGAGACCACCGTCGGGGGCTATCCGGTGCGGGAGCACCTCAGCCGGCTGGTCGACGGCGACATCATCTGGGCGCCCGCCATCGACGGCGCATTCGTTTTGTCAACGCGCGGCGGCGATTTCGATCTACAGCTGGGCACCGACGTGTCCATCGGCTACCTGTCCCACGACACCGAGACGGTGCAGCTCTACCTGCAGGAGACCATGACGTTCTTCTGCTACACCGCCGAGGCCTCGGTCGCGCTCAGCCCGTAG
- the purQ gene encoding phosphoribosylformylglycinamidine synthase subunit PurQ, protein MTARIGVITFPGTLDDVDAARAVRAVGAESVSLWHADADLKGVDAVIVPGGFSYGDYLRAGAIARFAPVLGEVVKAAENGLPVLGICNGFQVLCEAGLLPGALTRNVGLHFICRDVWLRVDSTTTAWSTRYEPGAEILVPLKSGEGRYVASDAVLDELEGEGRVVFRYVENLNGSQRDIAGISSANGRVVGLMPHPEHATEALTGPSDDGLGIFYSALDSVLAATG, encoded by the coding sequence ATGACCGCGCGGATCGGGGTCATCACCTTCCCCGGCACGCTCGACGACGTCGACGCCGCGCGGGCCGTGCGGGCGGTCGGCGCCGAGTCGGTGAGCCTGTGGCACGCCGACGCCGACCTCAAGGGGGTCGACGCGGTGATCGTTCCCGGCGGCTTCTCCTACGGCGACTACCTGCGCGCCGGCGCCATCGCGCGATTCGCGCCCGTGCTCGGCGAGGTGGTCAAGGCCGCCGAGAACGGTCTGCCGGTCCTGGGCATCTGCAACGGCTTTCAGGTGTTGTGCGAGGCCGGCCTGCTGCCCGGCGCGCTGACCCGCAACGTCGGGCTGCACTTCATCTGCCGCGACGTGTGGCTGCGGGTGGACTCGACGACCACCGCCTGGAGCACCCGGTACGAGCCGGGCGCGGAGATCCTGGTGCCGTTGAAGTCCGGTGAGGGCCGCTACGTGGCCAGCGACGCCGTGCTCGACGAGCTCGAGGGCGAGGGCCGCGTGGTGTTCCGCTACGTGGAGAATCTCAACGGCTCGCAGCGCGACATCGCCGGGATCTCCTCGGCCAACGGCCGGGTGGTCGGGCTGATGCCGCACCCCGAGCACGCCACCGAGGCGCTGACCGGCCCGTCGGACGACGGGCTCGGCATCTTCTACTCGGCGCTGGACTCGGTGCTGGCCGCTACGGGCTGA
- a CDS encoding VOC family protein: MAIGIEMITFDTLDPDRLARWWAEALDSTVEPVMPGEFVMVVPASGPRLGFQRVDDPTPGKNRVHVDLATGDDLESQVSRLVALGAVETGRHNFGDEFNWVVFADPDGNAFCLAAG, from the coding sequence ATGGCGATCGGCATCGAGATGATCACTTTCGACACCCTCGACCCCGATCGGCTGGCCCGCTGGTGGGCCGAGGCTCTCGACAGCACGGTCGAACCGGTGATGCCCGGCGAGTTCGTCATGGTGGTGCCGGCGTCCGGGCCGCGGCTGGGCTTTCAGCGGGTCGATGATCCGACGCCCGGAAAGAACCGCGTGCACGTCGACCTCGCTACCGGCGACGACCTGGAAAGTCAGGTCTCCCGGCTGGTGGCCCTGGGCGCGGTCGAGACGGGCCGGCACAACTTCGGCGACGAATTCAACTGGGTGGTGTTCGCCGATCCCGACGGGAATGCGTTCTGCCTGGCCGCGGGCTGA
- a CDS encoding FAD-binding dehydrogenase gives MDADVIVVGAGLAGLVATCELAERSKRVLVVDQENSANLGGQAFWSFGGLFLVDSPEQRRLGIRDSHELAVQDWLGTAGFDRPEDHWPRQWAHAYVDFAAGEKRSWLRDRGLRIFPMVNWAERGGYDARGHGNSVPRFHIAWGTGPALVEIFARRVREHPRVRFAHRHQVDELILHDGAVTGVRGTVLEPSAAARGVASSRKAVGEFEFGASSVIVTSGGIGGNPDLVRKNWPARMGRVPEQLLAGVPAHVDGRMIGITEAAGGRVINRDRMWHYTEGITNYDPIWPDHGIRILPGPSSLWLDANGRRLPGPLYPGFDTLGTLEYIARSGHDYTWFILNARIIEKEFGLSGQEQNPDLTGRSVRQVLSRVRPGAPGPVQAFVDRGVDFVQAGTLPELVAAMNALPDVTALDYATVEAEVTARDREVVNAYSKDGQITAIRGARAYLPDRLARVVAPHRLTDPKAGPMIAVKLHILTRKTLGGLETDLQSRVLTADGTPLPGLYAAGEVAGFGGGGVHGYRALEGTFLGGCIFSGRAAGRAAG, from the coding sequence ATGGACGCGGACGTCATCGTGGTCGGGGCCGGGCTGGCCGGCTTGGTCGCCACCTGCGAGCTCGCCGAGCGCAGCAAGCGGGTCCTGGTGGTCGACCAGGAGAACAGCGCCAATCTCGGCGGGCAGGCGTTCTGGTCCTTCGGCGGGTTGTTCCTGGTCGACAGCCCTGAACAACGCCGGCTCGGGATCCGCGACAGTCACGAACTCGCCGTGCAGGATTGGCTGGGCACCGCGGGTTTCGACCGTCCGGAGGACCACTGGCCGCGGCAGTGGGCGCACGCCTACGTCGACTTCGCGGCCGGGGAGAAACGTTCCTGGCTGCGGGACCGGGGTCTGCGCATCTTCCCGATGGTCAACTGGGCCGAGCGGGGCGGGTATGACGCTCGCGGGCACGGCAATTCGGTGCCCCGCTTCCACATCGCGTGGGGGACCGGGCCCGCGCTGGTGGAGATCTTCGCCCGTCGTGTCCGCGAGCACCCGCGGGTGCGGTTCGCACATCGCCATCAGGTCGACGAGCTGATCCTGCACGACGGTGCCGTGACCGGCGTCCGCGGCACCGTGCTGGAGCCGTCCGCGGCGGCGCGCGGGGTGGCGTCGTCGCGAAAGGCGGTCGGCGAGTTCGAATTCGGCGCGTCGTCGGTGATCGTCACCAGCGGCGGTATCGGCGGCAACCCCGACCTGGTCCGAAAGAACTGGCCGGCGCGGATGGGGCGGGTGCCCGAACAGTTGCTCGCCGGGGTACCTGCCCACGTCGACGGCCGGATGATCGGCATCACCGAGGCCGCCGGCGGGCGCGTCATCAACCGCGACCGGATGTGGCATTACACCGAGGGCATCACCAACTACGACCCGATCTGGCCCGACCACGGGATCCGTATCCTGCCCGGGCCGTCGTCGCTGTGGCTGGACGCCAACGGTCGTCGGCTGCCCGGCCCGCTGTATCCCGGGTTCGACACCCTGGGCACGTTGGAGTACATCGCGCGCTCGGGGCATGACTACACCTGGTTCATCCTCAATGCCCGCATCATCGAGAAGGAGTTCGGCCTGTCCGGCCAGGAACAGAACCCCGACCTCACCGGTCGCAGCGTGCGGCAGGTGCTTTCGCGGGTGCGTCCCGGCGCGCCGGGGCCGGTGCAGGCATTCGTGGACCGCGGGGTGGACTTCGTGCAGGCGGGCACCCTGCCCGAGTTGGTGGCCGCGATGAACGCCCTGCCCGACGTGACGGCGCTCGACTACGCGACGGTGGAGGCCGAGGTGACCGCCCGCGACCGCGAGGTGGTGAACGCCTACAGCAAGGACGGCCAGATCACGGCGATCCGCGGCGCGCGGGCCTATCTACCGGACCGGCTGGCGCGAGTGGTGGCTCCGCACCGGCTGACCGACCCCAAGGCCGGCCCGATGATCGCCGTGAAACTGCACATCCTGACGCGAAAGACCCTGGGCGGGCTGGAGACCGATCTGCAATCGCGGGTGCTGACCGCCGACGGCACCCCGTTGCCGGGGCTGTACGCCGCCGGCGAGGTGGCCGGCTTCGGCGGCGGCGGGGTGCACGGCTACCGCGCCCTGGAGGGCACCTTCCTGGGGGGCTGCATCTTCTCGGGACGGGCCGCCGGGCGCGCCGCGGGTTGA